One genomic window of Brachyhypopomus gauderio isolate BG-103 unplaced genomic scaffold, BGAUD_0.2 sc77, whole genome shotgun sequence includes the following:
- the LOC143491543 gene encoding adenylate cyclase type 4, with protein MQDDSHDSLEMGGVSKRAGPTEPLNGCHGNRNSLNKVSTLLDLTNAKDLDNPSQQKEDGNKINDNNHEKTHKDNNYARNKGKQMAGDTCVMDHDSQNTHNDDYLSNSGVTLPGTCTATFPNSDFFVGKTTQGIKHYNVELGVARTESIPKPLKVCSTSRDTTNTVTGQTAKPHGVKNRNLNHHGTNHVPLPESIIIVSGRGETSEDSRAVSANAGEIGESEDMLESGGQSRRAGVAKGLLGCYRAVRLAFLRCLEETSIVVPGLVLTIMFCVTIIIIIPTTRKTYISGHVGELSVVCVVLCLCVPLLVFLPCLPTLRRCEQMLALFIWSTLFITAIVFIFTGGVITTWEQVAFFLFLSLSVYTILPLTLSWALIFGIGASLCHIIIISVYVPVTRPDTRDLAVQLVANAVLFACVNCVGFFHLWLSEHARRTSTKNRETFSSTRFKRARQQRDQEHLLLSVLPLYIAKELKEEIVKKLSDKCTGADNQPNFHSLYIKQHKDVSILYADIVGFTSLASSCTPEELVAVLNKLFGKFDDIAKKNECLRIKILGDCYYCVSGLPHSIPHHARNCVQMGLDMCAAINKLREATGVDISMRVGVHSGNVLCGVIGSLKWQYDVWSNNVTLANRMESGGLPGRVHITEETFGHLGGAYQVEEGNGASRDSALQGRRTFLVIDPHVQDCTSTKTKATKTKLRASVRMSQYLQSWQSIKPFSALNQPESSITAAPTPHSNPHQPQPITGPMSYQISFKKNRTTGVLESGSAESLNIEAVEHKMTKLNWLTLLFCDLNMEKQYRFSEVQGTHQSVACLVLIFIAVFVVQMLTSKKNLPLAVSYGVTFPVQLLILLVVSTGFLKQWNSKIPTSVKWVSSLSQGVATRAALRLLLVFTCLLITLLMAFLNMVFIPGDNCLNSSYNASALADMNLYTVPYYLFSCLVAMLGVVVFVRMCFSAKLSLLTLSLVVYLALFLYVYAPRSECLVLQLYPNSSSKPGVLKDPHIMAGIWLVMFYCTSLILARQDELACRVEFYLEKCFQKEREEMETTENVNRLLLQNLLPIHVTDFFIGKDVPNQDLYSQSCESVCVMFASVPEFKDFYTESSLNGDGLECLRFLNEIITDFDELLSKPKFSVVEKIKTIGTTYMAAAGLTNPTAREEQKDCNACKNNIRSMVDFAISLMGRLDNINRHSFNNFKLRIGINHGPVIAGVIGAHKPQYDIWGNTVNVASRMDSTGVLDKIQVTEETAEVAKSLGYGVNKRGVINVKGKGELTTYFINTEPTQHP; from the exons ATGCAGGATGATTCACATGACTCTCTGGAAATGGGAGGGGTTTCAAAGAGAGCTGGGCCAACAGAACCTCTCAATGGATGCCATGGAAACAGGAACTCCTTGAATAAAGTAAGCACACTGCTGGATTTGACGAATGCAAAAGACCTAGACAACCCCTCACAACAAAAAGAGGatggaaataaaataaatgacaacaaccatgaaaaaacacacaaagacaataATTATGCCAGAAACAAGGGTAAACAAATGGCGGGTGACACCTGTGTTATGGACCATGACAGCCAAAATACTCACAATGACGATTATCTAAGCAACTCTGGAGTCACGCTACCTGGCACTTGCACAGCTACATTCCCTAATAGCGACTTTTTTGTTGGCAAGACCACACAGGGCATTAAGCATTACAATGTTGAGCTTGGGGTCGCCAGGACAGAGAGCATCCCGAAGCCTCTGAAGGTATGTTCGACCTCCAGGGACACCACAAACACTGTGACGGGTCAAACCGCCAAACCTCATGGTGTCAAAAACAGGAATCTGAACCACCATGGCACCAATCACGTGCCACTTCCTGAATCCATCATTATTGTCAGCGGCAGAGGGGAAACCTCAGAAGATTCCAGGGCTGTCAGTGCAAATGCTGGTGAGATAGGAGAGTCAGAAGACATGTTGGAATCTGGGGGTCAGAGCAGAAGAGCAGGTGTTGCCAAAGGCCTGTTGGGCTGTTACCGGGCGGTGCGGTTGGCGTTTCTACGGTGCCTGGAGGAGACGTCCATAGTGGTGCCAGGCCTGGTGTTGACCATCATGTTCTGTGTTACAATCATCATCATAATCCCCACCACCAGAAAA ACATACATCAGTGGGCATGTAGGAGAACTGTCCGTGGTGTGTGTCgtgctctgtttgtgtgtgccccTGCTGGTGTTTTTGCCATGTCTGCCTACCCTACGTCGGTGCGAGCAAATGCTGGCCCTCTTCATCTGgtccacactcttcatcactgCCATCGTCTTCATCTTCACTGGCGGAGTCATCACCACATGGGAGCAA GTTgcattttttctctttctctctctgtcagtataTACGATTCTGCCCCTGACTCTCTCCTGGGCTCTCATCTTCGGCATCGGAGCAAGTCTGTgccacatcatcatcatcagtgtcTATGTGCCCGTCACCAGACCGGACACACGTGACCTTGCAGTGCAG ctggtaGCGAATGCTGTGCTCTTTGCGTGTGTGAACTGTGTTGGTTTCTTCCACCTCTGGCTCAGTGAACACGCGCGCAGGACGTCTACCAAGAACCGAGAGACGTTCAGCAGCACACGCTTCAAACGGGCCAGACAGCAGCGtgaccag GAgcacctccttctctctgtgttgCCACTGTACATCGCTAAGGAGCTGAAAGAGGAGATTGTCAAGAAATTATCAGACAAATGTACTGGAGCTGACAACCAACCAAACTTCCACAGTTTATACATCAAGCAGCACAAAGATGTCAG TATTCTCTATGCGGACATCGTGGGCTTCACCAGTCTTGCCAGCTCCTGCACTCCAGAGGAGCTCGTCGCCGTACTCAACAAACTCTTTGGCAAGTTCGACGACATCGCCAAG AAGAACGAGTGTTTGCGCATTAAGATCCTGGGCGACTGCTACTACTGCGTGTCAGGGCTGCCGCACTCCATCCCTCACCACGCACGCAACTGTGTCCAGATGGGGCTGGACATGTGTGCCGCCATTAA TAAGCTGAGGGAGGCGACGGGAGTGGACATCAGCATGAGAGTGGGCGTGCACTCCGGAAACGTTCTTTGtggtgtgattggttcattgaAGTGGCAATATGATGTCTGGTCCAATAATGTCACTCTAGCCAATCGCATGGAGTCTGGAGGTTTACCAGG GAGGGTCCACATCACAGAAGAGACATTTGGACACTTGGGTGGGGCATACCAAGTTGAGGAAGGAAATGGTGCCAGTCGAGATTCTGCCTTGCAGGGCAGGAGGACATTTTTAGTGATCGACCCTCACGTGCAGGACTGCACCAGTACAAAGACCAAAGCA ACTAAAACCAAGCTCAGGGCTTCAGTGAGGATGTCTCAGTATTTGCAGTCGTGGCAGAGTATCAAGCCTTTTTCAGCACTCAACCAACCAGAAAGCTCAATCACTGCcgcacccactccacacagcaaCCCACACCAAccacagccaatcaca GGGCCAATGTCCTATCAGATATCATTCAAGAAAAACAG GACCACTGGAGTGCTGGAAAGTGGATCAGCAGAGTCATTGAATATAGAGGCTGTAGA gcacaaaatgacaaaattgaACTGGCTGACTTTGCTTTTCTGTGATTTGAACATGGAGAAACAG tatCGTTTTAGTGAGGTGCAGGGTACCCACCAGTCTGTGGCCTGCCTGGTGCTCATCTTCATTGCTGTGTTTGTGGTGCAAATGCTCACTTCAAAAAA AAATCTACCCCTTGCTGTGTCATATGGAGTAACCTTCCCTGTACAGTTGTTGATACTTCTGGTGGTCAGCACAGGATTCCTAAAG caATGGAACTCCAAGATCCCCACCAGTGTGAAGTGGGTGTCTTCGCTGTCTCAAGGAGTGGCCACTAGGGCGGCACTGAGACTACTGCTGGTTTTCACATGTCTGCTCATTACCCTGCTCATGGCATTCCTTAACATG GTTTTTATCCCAGGAGATAACTGCCTAAACTCCTCCTACAATGCCTCCGCCCTGGCTGACATGAATCTTTATACTGTACCA tatTACCTGTTCTCCTGTTTGGTGGCCATGCTGGGGGTGGTTGTGTTCGTGCGTATGTGCTTTTCGGCTAAGCTCTCCCTCCTCACCCTGTCTCTCGTGGTCTACCTCGCTCTCTTCCTCTACGTGTACGCTCCACGTTCGGAGTGTCTGGTGCTGCAGCTCTACCccaacagcagcagcaa ACCAGGAGTTTTGAAAGACCCCCACATCATGGCAGGGATCTGGCTTGTCATGTTCTACTGCACTTCCCTAATACTTGCCCGACag GATGAGTTGGCCTGTCGTGTCGAGTTCTATCTAGAGAAATGTTTCCAGAAAGAGCGTGAAGAGATGGAGACGACAGAGAATGTCAACAGACTCCTCCTCCAGAACCTGCTGCCAATACATGTGACTGATTTCTTCATAGGCAAAGATGTCCCCAACCAG gaCCTATACAGCCAGTCatgtgagagtgtatgtgtgatgtttgCCTCGGTGCCAGAGTTTAAGGATTTCTACACAGAGAGCAGCTTAAATGGTGATGGACTGGAGTGCTTGAGATTTCTCAACGAAATCATCACGGACTTCGATGAG cTCCTCAGCAAGCCCAAATTCAGTGTAGTTGAGAAAATTAAAACTATTGGTACTACTTACATGGCCGCTGCTGGACTCACCAATCCGACGGCAAGGGAGGAGCAAAAG GACTGCAACGCATGTAAAAATAACATACGCAGCATGGTGGACTTCGCCATCTCTTTGATGGGGAGACTCGACAACATCAACAGACACTCTTTCAACAACTTCAAACTCAGGATAG GTATTAACCACGGGCCGGTGATTGCCGGGGTGATTGGAGCCCACAAGCCCCAGTATGACATCTGGGGCAATACAGTAAATGTTGCCAGCAGAATGGACAGCACTGGAGTACTGGATAAAATACAG GTGACTGAAGAGACTGCGGAGGTGGCCAAAAGCCTGGGGTATGGCGTGAACAAAAGGGGAGTCATTAATGTGAAAGGCAAAGGAGAACTCACCACTTACTTTATAAACACTGAGCCAACGCAACACCCGTAA
- the cyld3 gene encoding ubiquitin carboxyl-terminal hydrolase CYLD: protein MSGVPHQNRRRRAPKMYLLTSDHKVQDHLEGTIRLQKGNLCQEQEGGGERGGRVDYIWVKVVDNGSMVKLDKHLLNEVPGDLASLLEPVTDLELRFKLLSRPHRLHRLAALPLGSPVLVRCGQSGELADAELRYRGPLMRGSAAVYFGVQLKGWAAGMGSSNGSYKGHQLFTCPEQCALFVAASELTTRRSSRGGSAGEFEPDREPGQPDHSSISSKNLGHVQGPVSILPRTADSSPASPPPLQGGQRVCFLQEDVLHWGTVRFCGPLPGRTSTGVYVGLLTDKPVGNWNGYYKSYKLCCIPSPEYGHFLPLSKVSTDLRSERAPPVSSNPKSPPMHNPSPPSKAAFQPPSPSLSKPPPQPAVPAKSGPFQRPPIDPAMLAMAKSALQPPSSSPTEAPKVILRPPPVRVTKTALKPLAIASSKTQAPPLSPSTAPFHPSNGFHDPPSPPVFEEKAEHKHWLEVGSMIEMNDPPIFGVIRWIGQISGISEPVAGIELDQELSAATDGSYLGERHFRCPPNKGLFVKLRNCRRDTRFPAPEVSTNQVQRCNSIIFAEWDSKRVEENTPPLLGADARVLYEGFKKGIQGHLNSCYLDASLFSVFSCCSSVDWVLFWPNEEGQRSREAQDVLRCNIINPLRRYGYVCASKTMALRKLLEAETTDAGFTNEEKDPEEFLNKLFQLLRVEPLLKIRSMSQEPQECHIYQLFPPSSTSTPSSPPTSPLSPSLSSSLSPIPLSSPPAGLMRVASVQALLESSFMHSRLKFTEAPSCLPLLMPRFGKEFKMFEVILPSLTLDITDLLDDTLRQCSICQSIAEWECLQCYEDLDITPGQLKQYCNTCNAQVHAHRKRQAHTPVKVRVPIGTWEGPMHGARQQLALFAVTCIETSHYVSFVKHGPLPTDWLFFDSMADREGGENGFNVPQVRACPEVGRYLSLSEDEVKRLDFASLKEPVRRLLCDAYMCFYHCPELSLYK from the exons ATGTCCGGAGTCCCGCATCAAAATAGGAGGCGACGTGCCCCTAAAATGTACCTGCTGACATCCGACCACAAAGTACAGGATCACCTGGAAGGCACCATTCGTCTGCAGAAGGGGAATCTTTGCcaagagcaggagggaggaggggagcgGGGTGGAAGAGTAGATTATATTTGGGTAAAG GTGGTAGACAATGGCAGTATGGTGAAGCTGGACAAACATTTGCTAAATGAAGTACCCGGTGATCTAGCCAGCTTGCTGGAGCCTGTCACTGACCTAGAActgcgatttaaactgctcTCCAGACCTCACCGGCTACACCGATTGGCTGCTTTGCCCCTGGGCTCACCAGTGCTTGTGCGGTGTGGCCAATCGGGAGAGCTCGCAGATGCAGAACTTCGTTACCGCGGCCCCCTAATGCGAGGAAGTGCTGCTGTGTATTTTGGGGTCCAGTTGAAA GGCTGGGCAGCAGGTATGGGAAGCAGCAATGGAAGTTACAAAGGACATCAGCTGTTCACCTGTCCAGAGCAGTGTGCCCTCTTCGTGGCCGCCAGTGAGCTGACCACTCGCCGCTCATCTCGTGGTGGTAGCGCCGGTGAGTTCGAGCCTGACCGCGAACCTGGCCAGCCAGATCACAGCTCAATCAGTAGCAAGAACCTCGGTCATGTTCAGGGTCCGGTCAGCATACTGCCACGCACTGCGGACTCCTCCCCAGCCTCCCCACCTCCGCTGCAGGGTGGCCAAAGGGTCTGCTTCCTCCAGGAAGATGTTCTCCACTGGGGCACCGTGCGATTCTGTGGGCCTCTGCCTGGGCGGACGTCCACAGGGGTGTATGTGGGACTTTTGACG gatAAGCCAGTAGGAAACTGGAATGGTTACTATAAGAGTTATAAGCTGTGCTGTATTCCGTCTCCTGAATATGGCCACTTTCTTCCACTCTCCAAAGTGTCTACAG aTTTGAGATCGGAACGTGCACCTCCTGTCAGCTCTAATCCCAAATCCCCTCCCATGCACAATCCAAGTCCTCCATCTAAGGCAGCATTTCAGCCTCCTTCACCCTCTCTGAGCAAGCCACCCCCTCAGCCCGCAGTACCCGCCAAGTCGGGCCCATTCCAGAGGCCCCCGATCGATCCTGCCATGCTGGCCATGGCTAAATCTGCCCTCCAgcctccttcctcctctccaacAGAAGCACCGAAAGTTATTTTACGGCCACCTCCTGTCCGGGTCACTAAAACCGCTCTTAAACCACTAGCCATTGCGTCCAGTAAGACGCAAGCCCCGCCTCTTTCACCCTCCACCGCTCCATTCCATCCATCCAATGGATTTCACgatcctccatctccaccagtTTTTGAGGAGAAGGCGGAACATAAACATTGGTTAGAGGTGGGGTCTATGATCGAGATGAACGACCCACCGATTTTTGGAGTAATACGCTGGATTGGACAGATCAGCGGCATTTCGGAGCCTGTGGCGGGAATTGAACTG gacCAGGAGTTGTCTGCCGCCACCGATGGCAGCTATCTCGGTGAGCGGCACTTCCGTTGCCCTCCCAACAAGGGGCTGTTTGTCAAACTGCGAAACTGTAGGCGGGACACCAGGTTTCCTGCCCCTGAGGTGTCCACCAATCAGGTGCAGCGCTGCAATTCAATTA tatTTGCAGAGTGGGATAGTAAGCGTGTAGAGGAGAACACTCCGCCCTTACTAGGTGCGGATGCCAGGGTCCTGTACGAAGGCTTTAAGAAAGGCATCCAGGGTCATCTCAACTCCTGCTACCTGGATGCTTCACTCTTCAG TGTCTTCTCGTGCTGCAGTTCAGTCGATTGGGTTTTGTTCTGGCCCAACGAGGAAGGCCAGCGCAGTAGAGAAGCTCAGGACGTACTGCGCTGTAACATCATCAACCCTTTACGCAG GTATGGTTATGTATGTGCCAGTAAGACCATGGCTCTTCGGAAGCTTCTGGAAGCTGAGACTACAGATGCAGGCTTTACTAATGAAGAGAAAG ATCCTGAGGAATTCCTTAACAAGCTTTTCCAGCTCCTCCGGGTAGAACCACTTCTAAAAATAAG GTCTATGAGCCAAGAGCCGCAGGAGTGCCACATCTACCAGCTCTTCCCTCCTTCCAGCACGTCCACTCCGTCCTCCCCTcccacctcccccctctctccctctctctcttcctccctctctcccatcccTCTGTCCTCACCCCCTGCCGGACTAATGAGGGTTGCCAGTGTGCAGGCACTATTGGAATCCTCCTTCATGCATTCCAGGCTTAAATTCACAGAG GCTCCTTCCTGTTTGCCCCTCCTCATGCCACGTTTCGGCAAAGAGTTTAAGATGTTCGAGGTCATCCTACCGTCCCTCACCCTCGACATCACTGACCTGCTGGACGACA CACTCCGTCAGTGTAGCATCTGTCAGTCAATAGCAGAATGGGAGTGTTTGCAGTGTTATGAGGATCTGGACATTACGCCTGGCCAATTAAAACAGTACTGCAACACCTGCAATGCACAG GTTCATGCCCATAGGAAGCGACAGGCACATACACCTGTCAAAGTTCGAGTCCCCATAGGCACATGGGAGGGACCAATGCATGGTGCTCGTCAGCAATTGGCTCTCTTTGCTGTGACGTGCATCGAGACCAGCCACTATGTGAGCTTTGTGAAGCATGGGCCCCTACCTACTGACTGGCTGTTCTTCGACAGTATGGCTGATCGAGAGG GAGGAGAGAATGGCTTCAATGTGCCACAAGTGAGGGCGTGTCCAGAAGTGGGGCGTTACCTGAGCCTATCAGAGGACGAGGTGAAACGCCTAGACTTCGCCTCCCTCAAGGAGCCCGTGCGACGATTACTCTGTGATGCCTATATGTGCTTCTATCACTGCCCTGAACTAAGCCTGTATAAGTGA